A DNA window from Legionella sp. MW5194 contains the following coding sequences:
- the map gene encoding type I methionyl aminopeptidase, which yields MAVTIKTPDEIEKMRVAGRLAGEVLTMIGDHVKEGVTTDELNTICHDYIVNVQKAIPAPLGYNGFPKSICTSINHVVCHGIPGKKALKDGDIINIDVTVIKDGYHGDTSKMFIVGTPSVKAKHVVKLAHECLFIGIEMVKPGVRLGDIGHAIQVHAEKNRCSVVREYCGHGIGRIFHEDPQVLHYGTPGTGEVLREGMTFTIEPMINTGKYQTRLLPDNWTVVTKDHSLSAQWEHTLLVTADGVEILTLRDEER from the coding sequence ATGGCCGTAACCATTAAAACGCCTGATGAAATTGAAAAAATGCGCGTCGCTGGCCGTTTGGCCGGTGAAGTGCTGACCATGATTGGCGATCATGTCAAAGAAGGAGTTACCACGGATGAACTGAACACCATTTGCCATGATTACATTGTCAATGTACAGAAAGCGATCCCTGCTCCTTTGGGTTACAACGGCTTTCCCAAATCCATCTGCACGTCCATCAACCATGTTGTCTGCCATGGTATCCCCGGTAAAAAAGCCTTGAAAGACGGCGATATCATTAACATCGATGTGACGGTCATCAAGGATGGGTATCACGGCGATACCAGCAAGATGTTTATTGTGGGTACACCCTCGGTTAAAGCCAAACACGTTGTTAAACTGGCCCATGAATGCCTGTTCATAGGCATTGAAATGGTCAAACCGGGTGTGCGACTGGGTGACATTGGTCATGCCATTCAGGTTCATGCCGAAAAAAACCGCTGCTCTGTGGTGCGTGAGTATTGTGGACATGGCATTGGCCGTATTTTTCATGAGGATCCGCAGGTCTTGCATTATGGTACGCCAGGCACCGGCGAGGTCTTGCGTGAAGGCATGACATTCACCATTGAGCCGATGATCAACACCGGTAAATACCAAACCCGTCTATTGCCTGACAATTGGACCGTGGTCACTAAAGATCACAGTTTATCAGCCCAATGGGAGCATACCTTGCTGGTGACGGCTGACGGCGTGGAAATTTTAACCTTACGTGATGAAGAACGGTAG
- a CDS encoding Spy/CpxP family protein refolding chaperone translates to MFKKLLIAVIACVSFLSLQAVSANQPGNCPCKGRLSDMFKELQLDANQQAQIKAIKEKNRDAMKASWQQMKELRSQLKALVTSDKLDEATLNKLTNQKAALVSSITKAKISTKNQIYNLLNDKQKQQFQSMMKEWEAKKMMHKQQCKGA, encoded by the coding sequence ATGTTTAAAAAACTTCTTATTGCTGTCATCGCCTGTGTTTCTTTCCTCTCCCTGCAAGCCGTCTCTGCAAATCAACCGGGCAATTGCCCCTGCAAGGGCCGCTTAAGTGACATGTTTAAAGAACTGCAACTTGATGCCAATCAACAGGCTCAAATCAAAGCCATTAAAGAGAAAAACAGGGATGCCATGAAAGCCAGCTGGCAACAAATGAAAGAATTGCGCAGCCAGTTAAAAGCCTTGGTAACCAGCGACAAACTCGATGAAGCCACGTTAAACAAACTGACCAATCAAAAAGCTGCGCTGGTGAGTTCCATTACCAAAGCGAAAATTTCAACCAAAAATCAAATTTACAACCTGCTCAACGACAAGCAAAAGCAACAATTCCAGTCCATGATGAAAGAATGGGAAGCCAAGAAAATGATGCACAAACAACAATGCAAAGGGGCATAA
- the rpsB gene encoding 30S ribosomal protein S2: MNISMRELLEAGAHFGHRTRFWNPKMVEYIFGSRNKIHIINLEKTMPRLNDATNYVGRLAANKAKILFVGTKRAAQESIREHAKRCGMPYVDHRWLGGMLTNWKTVRQSIFRLKELKEMRDKGLFASMIKKEALMLTRELEKLERSLGGIEDMGGLPDALFVVDVGFEHIAVEEARRLKIPVIGVVDTNNSPDNIDYVIPGNDDSMRAVDIYVRCIADAILDAKQGNTVGGVSSDAEFVEISVAEKEADKAD; encoded by the coding sequence ATGAATATCAGTATGCGCGAACTATTGGAAGCGGGGGCCCATTTTGGCCATAGAACCCGTTTCTGGAATCCAAAAATGGTTGAATACATTTTTGGCTCAAGAAATAAAATCCATATTATCAACCTTGAAAAGACAATGCCCCGCTTAAATGACGCGACAAATTATGTCGGTCGTCTGGCTGCAAACAAGGCAAAAATTTTGTTTGTTGGTACTAAAAGAGCCGCTCAGGAAAGCATCCGCGAACATGCCAAGCGTTGCGGCATGCCTTATGTGGATCACCGTTGGTTAGGCGGCATGCTGACAAACTGGAAAACAGTCCGTCAATCCATCTTCCGTTTGAAAGAACTCAAGGAAATGCGTGACAAGGGCCTTTTTGCTTCTATGATTAAAAAAGAAGCGTTAATGCTGACCCGTGAGCTGGAAAAACTGGAGCGCAGTCTGGGCGGTATTGAAGACATGGGCGGTTTGCCCGATGCCCTGTTTGTGGTTGACGTTGGTTTTGAGCACATCGCTGTTGAAGAAGCTCGTCGTCTGAAGATTCCAGTCATTGGCGTAGTCGACACCAATAATAGCCCGGATAACATCGATTACGTTATCCCTGGAAACGACGACTCTATGCGTGCGGTTGATATTTATGTCCGTTGCATAGCTGATGCAATCCTTGATGCTAAACAAGGTAACACGGTGGGTGGTGTTTCATCTGATGCCGAGTTTGTTGAAATTTCTGTGGCTGAAAAAGAAGCAGATAAAGCAGACTAA
- the tsf gene encoding translation elongation factor Ts, producing MSVSAKLVMELRERTGAGMMECKKFLLQTNGDLEEAIIQMRKAGQAKADKKADRVAAEGVVVIARSADQHSAVMVEVNCETDFASKDSNFIEFADKVAQTALQSDANDVDALSTQTVPGTSDTVEQARQQLFAKIGENIKVRRLVRLHTQGVIGYYLHGTRIGVMVALKGGDENLAKDIAMHVAASRPMVVSREQVSAEAIDNERDIFTAQARESGKPQEIIDKMIEGRINKFIDEVSLLGQPFVKDPNVKVGQLLKEKNAEVQSFIRFEVGEGIEKKEDNFVEEVMAQVRGS from the coding sequence ATGTCAGTTAGCGCTAAATTGGTAATGGAATTGCGTGAACGTACCGGTGCCGGAATGATGGAGTGTAAAAAATTCCTGCTGCAAACCAATGGGGATCTTGAAGAAGCAATTATACAAATGCGTAAGGCTGGCCAAGCCAAGGCCGACAAGAAAGCCGATAGAGTCGCTGCAGAGGGGGTCGTTGTTATTGCCCGATCCGCCGATCAGCATTCCGCAGTCATGGTCGAAGTCAACTGCGAAACTGATTTTGCCTCAAAAGACAGTAATTTTATTGAATTTGCCGATAAAGTCGCTCAAACCGCTTTACAGTCTGATGCCAATGATGTCGACGCTTTATCCACTCAAACCGTCCCTGGTACCAGCGATACAGTAGAACAGGCCAGACAACAATTGTTTGCCAAAATTGGTGAAAACATCAAGGTTCGCCGCCTGGTTCGTTTACACACTCAGGGCGTTATTGGTTATTATCTGCACGGTACCCGCATCGGCGTTATGGTTGCTTTAAAGGGCGGAGATGAAAATCTGGCCAAAGACATCGCCATGCATGTGGCTGCCAGCCGTCCTATGGTTGTGAGCCGTGAACAGGTTTCCGCTGAGGCCATTGACAATGAGCGTGACATTTTCACGGCTCAGGCACGCGAAAGCGGTAAGCCACAGGAAATCATTGATAAAATGATTGAAGGCCGTATTAACAAGTTCATTGATGAAGTCAGTCTGCTTGGACAACCCTTTGTTAAAGATCCCAATGTCAAGGTTGGACAGTTACTCAAAGAAAAGAATGCAGAAGTTCAATCATTCATTCGCTTTGAAGTGGGTGAAGGGATCGAGAAAAAAGAAGACAATTTTGTCGAGGAAGTGATGGCACAGGTTCGTGGTTCATAA
- the pyrH gene encoding UMP kinase produces the protein MMTDSHPKLKYKRILLKCSGEALMGKAQFGIDPAVLDRIANDVAELVSMGVEVGLVIGGGNLFRGKALSEAGLGRVTGDHMGMLATVMNALALRDALERIDLPARIMSAIPMMGMVDPYHRRKAITHLRNGHVVIFAAGTGNPFFTTDTAACLRAIEVGADVVLKATKVDGIYSDDPVKNPNATRYDYLTYKQILSDGLQVMDSTAICLCQDQGMPLQVFDMESPNALKKIVLGERVGTIVGANHDQ, from the coding sequence ATAATGACTGACTCACATCCAAAACTCAAATACAAGCGCATCTTATTAAAGTGCAGCGGCGAAGCGCTGATGGGCAAGGCGCAATTTGGCATCGACCCGGCAGTGCTTGATCGCATTGCCAACGACGTGGCTGAATTAGTCAGTATGGGCGTTGAGGTCGGTCTTGTTATTGGCGGCGGAAACCTGTTCCGCGGCAAAGCCTTGTCCGAGGCGGGTTTGGGACGTGTCACCGGCGACCACATGGGTATGCTGGCCACCGTGATGAACGCGCTGGCTCTGCGTGACGCCCTTGAACGAATTGATTTACCTGCCCGTATCATGTCAGCCATACCCATGATGGGTATGGTTGATCCCTATCATCGCCGCAAAGCCATCACGCATTTACGCAATGGCCACGTGGTTATTTTTGCGGCGGGCACCGGTAATCCTTTCTTTACGACCGATACAGCCGCCTGCCTTCGTGCCATTGAGGTGGGTGCGGATGTGGTGTTGAAGGCCACCAAGGTGGATGGTATTTATTCTGACGATCCGGTTAAAAATCCAAATGCGACACGGTATGATTACCTGACATACAAACAAATCCTCAGTGATGGGTTGCAGGTCATGGATTCAACAGCCATTTGTTTATGTCAGGATCAGGGCATGCCATTACAGGTTTTTGACATGGAATCACCGAATGCCCTGAAAAAAATTGTCCTGGGTGAGCGGGTTGGAACTATTGTAGGAGCAAATCATGATCAATGA
- the frr gene encoding ribosome recycling factor has protein sequence MINDIKQDAEKRMKKTVETLKVDLTKIRTGRANASLLDHVQVDYYGNLTPLSQVANVTSSDSRTLLVTPWEKAMVAVIEKAILTSDLGLNPSTAGSAIRVPMPPLTEERRKELIKVVRAEGEQGRVAIRNIRRDANNQLKELVKEKAISEDDERRANEIIQKLTDKHIADIDAVLEEKEKDLMAI, from the coding sequence ATGATCAATGACATTAAGCAAGACGCTGAAAAACGCATGAAGAAAACGGTTGAAACCTTAAAAGTGGATTTAACCAAGATTAGAACAGGTCGTGCCAATGCCAGTCTGCTTGATCACGTTCAAGTTGATTATTATGGCAATTTAACTCCATTAAGTCAGGTTGCTAACGTAACCAGCAGTGATTCACGTACACTGTTAGTCACTCCCTGGGAAAAAGCCATGGTGGCGGTTATCGAAAAAGCCATTCTAACCTCTGACTTGGGATTAAACCCGTCAACAGCCGGAAGCGCAATTCGAGTACCCATGCCGCCCCTCACCGAAGAGCGCCGCAAAGAGTTAATTAAAGTGGTGCGTGCTGAAGGCGAGCAGGGACGGGTAGCGATTCGTAATATTCGTCGCGATGCCAATAACCAACTTAAAGAGTTAGTTAAAGAAAAAGCCATTTCCGAGGACGATGAGCGTCGAGCCAATGAAATTATTCAAAAATTAACTGACAAACACATTGCGGATATTGATGCCGTTTTGGAAGAAAAAGAAAAAGATCTGATGGCAATTTAA
- a CDS encoding spermidine synthase, which produces MIWKTFAGRCIYQSQTGTRVYENMIFRWLKFESNAIQTLINKFYPESPALHYIKPLLFMAKQFPDHCCLMGLGGAGAAHALSPFLNSFKITAVEISQEIVDIASRFFMLSTIPNLEVIHQDAFHFIENTQKTFRHIIVDLFDASHFPPHCNNDIFFALCKSRLSQNGILAVNLANRQEQRPIFEMMQRQFGYNMISIPVEGCANLVILASNSENNQFLKNYFTTHKQVKRMAWDATWGHLAAIKQRW; this is translated from the coding sequence ATGATTTGGAAAACGTTTGCCGGCCGTTGCATTTATCAAAGCCAGACCGGCACCCGCGTTTATGAGAACATGATTTTTAGATGGCTGAAATTTGAAAGCAACGCCATCCAAACCCTGATTAACAAATTTTACCCGGAAAGCCCTGCCCTGCATTACATCAAGCCCTTACTGTTCATGGCCAAGCAATTTCCTGATCATTGCTGCTTAATGGGACTTGGCGGCGCCGGAGCGGCTCATGCCCTGTCTCCCTTTTTAAATTCATTTAAAATCACTGCAGTGGAAATCAGTCAGGAAATTGTGGATATTGCCTCACGATTTTTTATGCTTTCAACGATCCCCAATCTCGAAGTCATTCACCAGGATGCCTTTCACTTTATTGAGAACACGCAAAAAACATTTCGCCATATTATTGTTGATTTATTTGATGCCAGTCATTTTCCACCGCATTGCAACAATGACATTTTTTTTGCCCTATGCAAAAGCCGCTTAAGTCAGAATGGCATACTGGCAGTTAATTTGGCCAACCGTCAGGAACAACGGCCCATTTTTGAAATGATGCAGCGGCAATTCGGGTACAATATGATTTCCATACCGGTTGAGGGATGCGCCAATCTGGTTATTTTAGCCAGCAATTCAGAGAACAATCAGTTCCTTAAGAATTATTTCACCACCCATAAACAGGTTAAACGAATGGCCTGGGATGCCACATGGGGCCATTTGGCCGCCATTAAGCAGAGGTGGTGA
- the astB gene encoding N-succinylarginine dihydrolase has product MDVYELNLDGLVGPTHHYAGLAEGNIASMANAQTMANPQAAALQGLEKMRFLHQLGLKQALLPPHQRPNLHLLHQLGFRGNPSQQISKAYQEAPQLLSAAFSASSMWAANAATVSSSLDTQDNKVHFTAANLISNLHRHQEAPFSSLLLKRLFHQEAYFTHHPPLPPSLITGDEGAANHNRLCKRHNTPAIHLFVYGKQAMGKPLSAPTHYPARQTLEASHAIARSHQLDPARVVYARQNPEAIDQGVFHNDVISVANESVFLVHEGAFAEQAQVYDELRRKADFEIQIVELKHDEVTIEEAVSSYLFNSQLLTLPDHSMAILAPRECESNERVRKALERWVNDPLNPIHHLHFLDVKQSMRNGGGPACLRLRVPLTDKEFTAMHQGVVITEPLLAALQKWVIKHYRTHLQTSDLVDPQFLNECFTALDELTQILQLGSLYPFQCESFPS; this is encoded by the coding sequence GTGGATGTCTATGAATTAAATCTTGATGGCTTGGTCGGCCCAACTCATCATTACGCAGGGCTTGCTGAGGGCAATATCGCCTCCATGGCTAATGCTCAAACAATGGCCAATCCGCAGGCCGCTGCGCTGCAGGGATTGGAGAAAATGCGGTTTCTTCATCAGCTAGGGCTCAAGCAGGCCCTGTTGCCCCCGCATCAGCGGCCCAATCTGCATTTATTGCATCAATTGGGTTTTCGGGGTAACCCCAGTCAACAAATCAGCAAAGCCTATCAAGAAGCGCCGCAACTGCTAAGCGCCGCCTTCTCCGCGTCAAGCATGTGGGCGGCTAATGCCGCGACGGTATCCTCAAGCCTGGACACGCAAGACAATAAAGTTCATTTTACTGCAGCCAATTTAATCAGCAATTTACATCGTCATCAGGAGGCGCCCTTTTCAAGCCTGTTGCTTAAGCGGCTTTTTCATCAGGAGGCGTATTTTACCCATCATCCGCCCTTGCCGCCAAGCCTGATTACCGGCGATGAGGGAGCGGCCAACCATAACCGGCTGTGTAAGCGGCATAATACCCCAGCCATTCACTTGTTTGTCTATGGCAAACAGGCCATGGGAAAACCGTTGAGTGCGCCCACCCATTATCCCGCGCGTCAGACACTTGAAGCCTCGCATGCGATTGCCCGCTCTCATCAACTGGATCCCGCCAGAGTCGTGTACGCTCGTCAAAATCCTGAGGCCATTGATCAGGGGGTTTTTCACAATGATGTCATCAGTGTCGCCAATGAATCGGTCTTTCTTGTGCATGAAGGCGCGTTCGCCGAACAGGCGCAGGTGTATGACGAGCTCAGGCGCAAGGCGGATTTTGAGATTCAAATTGTCGAACTCAAACACGATGAGGTAACCATTGAAGAAGCGGTGAGTTCCTACCTGTTCAATTCGCAACTGCTTACTCTACCCGATCATTCCATGGCCATCCTGGCGCCCAGGGAATGTGAAAGCAATGAACGGGTCAGAAAAGCGCTCGAACGATGGGTTAACGATCCCTTAAACCCCATCCATCATCTTCATTTTCTGGATGTCAAGCAAAGCATGCGCAATGGCGGCGGACCCGCTTGCCTGCGCTTGCGCGTACCCTTGACAGACAAGGAATTTACGGCCATGCATCAAGGGGTTGTTATCACGGAACCGCTTTTAGCGGCCCTGCAAAAATGGGTGATTAAGCATTACCGTACTCACCTTCAAACAAGCGATTTGGTGGATCCGCAATTCCTCAATGAATGCTTCACTGCGCTGGATGAATTAACTCAAATCTTGCAACTAGGAAGCCTTTACCCCTTTCAATGCGAGTCTTTCCCATCATGA
- the astD gene encoding succinylglutamate-semialdehyde dehydrogenase produces the protein MNRQQHSGKHYIAGHWHEGSGTAFVSKNPATNDILWEGRTASSEEVNQAAEAAHAALASWSACSVEERIIYLKAFANEVGKRRDELATVIAMDNGKPLWEALTEVTAVIGKINLSIQAHQERNAEKITSAGDSQSCLRYKPHGVVAVLGPFNFPAHLSNGHVVPALLAGNTVILKPSELTPYVAEIIMECWHATGIPAGVINCVQGDAATGKALLDADVQGVYFTGSYSTGKRINQHFAERPEVIIALEMGGNNPLIIDEVEDVDAAVYQTLLSSFITSGQRCTCARRLIIAQNAVGDRFLAKLLAATQRLRVGAWTEQPEPFMGPVISYDHALDHLQAQKKLLQSGGNALLPMTLLKERSGLLSPGLIEMTHVSHPNDIEIFAPLAQVYRYHDFDEALYLANQTRYGLAAGLLSDNAAHYQQFYHHVRAGLINWNKPTTGAASNLPFGGIGLSGNHRPSAYFAADYCSYPIASQEQEKLEPPAQLLPGIDLSLGY, from the coding sequence ATGAACAGACAACAACACTCAGGCAAACACTACATTGCCGGCCACTGGCATGAAGGTTCAGGAACAGCCTTTGTTTCTAAAAACCCCGCCACCAATGACATCCTGTGGGAAGGCAGAACAGCCTCCTCCGAGGAGGTCAATCAGGCCGCTGAGGCGGCTCATGCGGCATTAGCCTCGTGGAGCGCATGTTCCGTTGAAGAACGTATCATTTACCTCAAGGCGTTTGCCAATGAAGTAGGAAAACGGCGTGATGAACTGGCAACAGTCATCGCCATGGACAATGGTAAACCATTGTGGGAGGCATTGACCGAAGTCACAGCAGTGATTGGTAAAATCAATCTGTCCATTCAGGCGCATCAGGAGCGAAACGCAGAAAAAATAACCTCTGCCGGCGACAGCCAATCCTGCCTGCGATATAAACCGCATGGTGTCGTGGCCGTGCTTGGACCCTTTAATTTCCCGGCGCATCTTAGCAATGGCCATGTTGTTCCTGCCCTGCTGGCCGGCAATACTGTCATTTTAAAACCCAGCGAATTGACCCCTTACGTTGCTGAAATTATCATGGAATGCTGGCATGCCACAGGCATTCCTGCCGGGGTCATTAACTGCGTCCAGGGTGATGCGGCAACGGGAAAAGCGTTGCTTGACGCTGATGTCCAGGGGGTTTATTTCACGGGCAGTTATTCAACAGGCAAACGAATCAATCAGCATTTTGCCGAACGCCCTGAGGTGATCATAGCCCTTGAGATGGGGGGTAATAATCCGTTAATCATTGATGAGGTAGAAGATGTGGATGCCGCGGTTTATCAGACGCTGCTTTCATCATTTATAACGTCCGGCCAACGTTGCACCTGTGCACGGAGGCTAATCATTGCTCAAAATGCAGTGGGTGATCGCTTTCTTGCCAAGCTTTTAGCCGCCACTCAACGTCTCCGTGTGGGAGCATGGACAGAGCAGCCTGAGCCTTTTATGGGACCGGTAATCAGTTATGATCATGCCTTGGACCATTTGCAGGCCCAGAAAAAACTGCTTCAGTCAGGAGGCAATGCCTTATTACCCATGACGCTCCTGAAAGAGAGAAGTGGATTATTATCGCCAGGGCTTATTGAGATGACCCACGTAAGCCATCCCAACGACATTGAAATCTTTGCGCCCCTGGCACAGGTTTATCGCTATCATGATTTTGATGAGGCACTGTATCTCGCCAATCAAACCCGCTATGGGCTGGCCGCGGGGTTGCTAAGTGATAACGCGGCGCATTACCAGCAGTTTTATCACCACGTTCGCGCCGGTTTAATTAACTGGAATAAGCCCACCACCGGGGCAGCCAGCAATCTGCCTTTCGGCGGCATTGGTTTAAGCGGCAATCATCGCCCCAGCGCCTATTTTGCTGCCGATTATTGCAGTTACCCCATTGCCAGCCAGGAGCAGGAGAAACTGGAGCCGCCAGCGCAATTATTGCCCGGCATTGATTTGTCATTGGGTTATTAA
- the astA gene encoding arginine N-succinyltransferase, whose amino-acid sequence MMLFRSANSGDLDAIYSLAKLSGIGMTTLPKDKELLQKRLQWSCDSFKRTIQHPHDEYYFFVLEHPATGDVVGTSAIEASTGHELPFYSYKVSKRTRICHSLNIRSDYEVLSLVNDNQGKSEICTLFLQPEHRKNHNGLLLSRARFLFIAEHPERFAPTIIAEMRGISDDLGHSPFWDNVGRHFFHMPFPDADRLTISTNKQFIADLMPRNPIYIKLLSPAAQAVIGQPHQSTVPAMNILLREGFRYNSYVDIFDAGPTIEAPINQIRTVAVSRVMTVKNLSDEVSGSHYLLANTRLDFRATISQMIFNQAQNTCILSKPTAELLKIRQGDRIRAAPLIEAVPF is encoded by the coding sequence ATGATGTTGTTTCGCAGTGCAAATTCAGGCGATCTTGACGCCATCTACTCGCTCGCCAAATTGAGCGGCATCGGCATGACCACCCTGCCGAAAGACAAGGAGTTGTTGCAGAAACGCCTGCAATGGTCCTGTGATTCCTTTAAACGAACCATTCAGCATCCTCACGATGAATATTACTTTTTTGTTCTCGAACACCCAGCCACGGGCGACGTCGTCGGCACATCCGCGATTGAGGCTTCTACAGGACATGAATTACCCTTTTATTCATACAAAGTCTCAAAACGGACACGGATTTGCCATTCACTCAATATCCGCAGTGATTACGAAGTATTAAGTCTTGTCAATGACAACCAGGGAAAAAGTGAAATATGCACGCTGTTTTTGCAGCCGGAGCATCGCAAAAACCACAATGGCCTTCTGCTTTCCCGGGCGCGGTTTTTATTTATTGCAGAGCATCCGGAGCGCTTCGCGCCGACCATTATCGCCGAAATGCGGGGCATTTCAGATGACCTTGGGCATTCTCCCTTCTGGGACAATGTCGGAAGGCATTTTTTTCACATGCCTTTTCCTGATGCCGATCGCCTGACCATTTCAACCAATAAGCAATTCATTGCTGATTTGATGCCGCGAAACCCCATCTACATCAAGCTGTTGTCGCCTGCCGCGCAGGCGGTCATTGGCCAACCGCACCAATCGACTGTACCCGCCATGAATATCCTTCTGCGTGAAGGATTCCGCTATAATTCCTATGTCGATATTTTTGATGCCGGCCCCACCATTGAGGCTCCGATCAATCAGATTCGTACAGTTGCCGTTAGCCGTGTCATGACCGTTAAGAATTTAAGCGATGAGGTCAGTGGCAGTCATTATCTGCTTGCCAATACAAGACTTGATTTCCGTGCGACGATCAGTCAGATGATTTTTAACCAAGCACAAAACACCTGCATCCTAAGCAAGCCCACGGCAGAATTATTAAAAATCCGTCAGGGCGACAGGATTCGCGCAGCCCCGCTGATTGAAGCTGTACCCTTTTAA
- a CDS encoding hydrolase: protein MNKALEDLVYSLQGSNLTMLEQLHQFCAINSGTSNLDGLQRMHDILNQAFTPVADQIDSLTLPTITSITMNADTVTELCGKALFIRKRPSMKRRILLTGHMDTVYGAHHPFQTLNHIDSNHIRGPGVADMKGGLIVMLHALAAFEQSNVAETLGWDVFINSDEEIGSPASSAVFERIAGNYQAGLIYEPAMTPQGTLAKNRRGSGKLTLVATGREAHVGRAFNEGRNAIAYLAEAVLAIHRLNGQRDGVTINVGKIAGGEALNVVPAKAVAKLDVRIARPEDEFWVKEQLDQIVKQQQQADYTLSIQGHFGRPVKRVCRATERLFQRIQQAGSHLGLTIDWQDSGGCCDGNNLAAHGLPVIDTLGVRGGHIHSPEEYIILDSLPERAALSALLLHDLASGGLEELTS, encoded by the coding sequence ATGAACAAAGCACTCGAGGACTTGGTTTACTCATTACAAGGCAGTAATTTAACCATGCTTGAGCAGCTGCACCAATTTTGCGCAATTAATTCTGGAACCAGTAATCTGGATGGCCTGCAACGGATGCATGACATTTTAAATCAGGCGTTTACACCCGTGGCTGATCAGATTGATTCGCTGACCTTGCCGACGATTACCAGCATCACGATGAATGCTGATACGGTGACGGAGCTCTGTGGAAAGGCCCTGTTTATCCGCAAACGACCGTCCATGAAGCGGCGTATTCTTTTGACAGGTCACATGGATACTGTTTATGGCGCCCATCACCCATTTCAGACATTAAATCACATCGACTCCAATCACATCCGCGGTCCGGGCGTTGCAGACATGAAAGGCGGCTTGATTGTCATGCTCCATGCTTTGGCTGCTTTTGAACAAAGCAACGTCGCTGAAACCCTGGGCTGGGATGTGTTCATCAACAGCGACGAAGAAATCGGTTCCCCCGCATCAAGCGCTGTTTTTGAGCGCATTGCCGGTAATTACCAGGCGGGTTTAATTTATGAACCGGCGATGACGCCCCAGGGCACACTGGCAAAAAATCGCCGCGGCAGCGGTAAATTGACTTTGGTTGCTACAGGACGGGAAGCGCATGTCGGTCGTGCCTTTAACGAGGGGCGCAATGCCATTGCCTACCTTGCCGAAGCGGTCCTTGCCATCCATCGACTTAATGGCCAACGCGACGGTGTAACCATCAACGTCGGTAAAATTGCCGGTGGCGAAGCCTTGAATGTCGTGCCTGCCAAGGCAGTGGCAAAGCTCGATGTCCGCATTGCACGCCCTGAAGACGAATTTTGGGTAAAAGAACAACTGGATCAGATTGTTAAGCAGCAGCAACAAGCGGATTACACGCTGAGCATCCAGGGGCATTTCGGCCGTCCAGTGAAACGCGTCTGCAGAGCCACCGAACGTCTGTTTCAGCGAATTCAACAGGCGGGTTCGCACCTCGGTCTCACCATTGACTGGCAGGACAGTGGTGGTTGTTGCGATGGCAATAATCTTGCAGCACATGGCTTACCCGTCATTGATACCCTGGGTGTAAGAGGCGGCCACATCCACAGTCCGGAAGAATACATCATTCTGGATAGCTTGCCGGAGCGAGCCGCGTTAAGTGCCCTTTTACTGCATGATCTGGCCTCAGGGGGGCTTGAGGAGTTGACCTCATGA